A region of Lacinutrix sp. Hel_I_90 DNA encodes the following proteins:
- a CDS encoding DnaJ C-terminal domain-containing protein produces MAFIDYYKVLGIPKNATDKDIKKAYRKLARKYHPDLNPNDKEAEKQFKAINEANEVLSNPENRNKYDAYGEHWKNSEAYEQAKQQQEYQRRAQTASGGGFEQDFSDIFGSMFGGGSSRSSNVKYRGHDLNAELQLDLKDVYTSHKRTLTVNDKNIRITIPAGVENGQIIKIAGHGGKGFNGGPNGDLFIQFSIVNHSKFKRDKDNLYTTVDLDLYTALLGGSIMVDTFTGKVKLTIKPETQNGSKVKLKGKGFPKYKKEGQFGDLYITYDINIPTKLSSKEKELIEELQKLR; encoded by the coding sequence ATGGCATTTATAGATTATTACAAGGTTTTAGGCATACCAAAAAATGCGACGGATAAGGATATAAAAAAAGCATATCGAAAATTGGCGCGTAAATACCATCCCGATTTAAACCCAAATGACAAGGAAGCAGAAAAGCAATTTAAAGCTATAAATGAAGCCAATGAAGTATTAAGCAATCCTGAGAATCGTAATAAGTATGATGCCTATGGTGAGCATTGGAAAAACTCTGAAGCCTACGAACAGGCAAAGCAACAACAGGAATATCAAAGACGCGCACAAACAGCATCTGGAGGTGGTTTTGAGCAAGATTTTTCAGATATTTTTGGCAGTATGTTCGGTGGTGGTTCATCGAGAAGTTCGAATGTAAAATACAGAGGACACGACTTAAATGCCGAATTGCAATTAGATTTAAAAGATGTTTATACGTCTCATAAACGCACCCTTACAGTAAATGATAAAAATATTCGTATAACCATACCTGCTGGAGTAGAAAATGGCCAGATAATAAAAATAGCAGGTCATGGTGGCAAAGGTTTTAATGGAGGACCCAATGGCGATTTATTTATTCAGTTCTCAATTGTTAATCATTCAAAATTTAAACGCGATAAAGACAACCTTTACACAACAGTAGATTTAGATTTATATACTGCATTATTAGGTGGTTCTATTATGGTAGACACTTTTACAGGAAAAGTTAAACTAACCATTAAACCAGAAACCCAGAATGGAAGTAAAGTTAAGCTAAAAGGAAAAGGCTTTCCAAAATATAAAAAAGAAGGGCAATTTGGTGATTTATATATCACTTATGATATAAATATTCCAACCAAATTATCTTCAAAAGAAAAAGAACTCATTGAAGAATTGCAAAAACTAAGGTAA
- a CDS encoding CDP-alcohol phosphatidyltransferase family protein, with product MFTFKNFNIADWFSFYRLFAAPFLLLFIWFDLRLIFTWFLLISYLTDAIDGFLARKLKITSSRGSQLDSFGDQITLVIGLTGLFYFETDFIKTNLILIFIVFIPYIFQMIIAFVKYGKATAFHTYFAKFSAIVQSVFILYSLFFSPNYTLFYIMIGIGLLETFEEVTLIFIYDSWTSDVKGLYWALKDKRRLKKQYKED from the coding sequence ATGTTCACTTTTAAAAACTTCAATATTGCCGATTGGTTTTCTTTTTATAGACTATTTGCTGCCCCTTTTTTATTACTTTTTATTTGGTTCGATTTGCGTTTAATTTTCACATGGTTTTTACTCATTAGCTATTTAACAGATGCTATTGATGGCTTTTTAGCACGAAAATTAAAAATCACGAGCTCTCGAGGGTCACAATTGGATTCTTTTGGCGATCAAATTACACTTGTTATTGGACTCACTGGGTTGTTTTATTTTGAAACAGACTTTATTAAGACCAATCTTATTTTAATTTTTATCGTATTTATACCCTATATATTTCAAATGATTATAGCGTTTGTTAAATATGGTAAGGCAACAGCTTTTCATACCTATTTTGCGAAATTTTCTGCAATTGTACAAAGTGTGTTTATTCTATATTCTTTATTTTTTAGTCCAAACTATACCTTGTTTTATATCATGATTGGTATTGGGTTGTTAGAAACATTTGAAGAAGTAACACTTATTTTTATTTACGATTCTTGGACATCAGATGTGAAAGGTCTTTATTGGGCGTTAAAAGATAAAAGAAGACTCAAGAAGCAGTATAAAGAAGACTAA
- a CDS encoding acetyl-CoA hydrolase/transferase family protein: MKNTTLKLITKQDAVSYVNSGNRVFIQGAAMTPNTLIDALCERYSELDNVEIIQLHTEGTALYTEYPYNKAFKVNSCFVGANVRGAVNSINGDYIPIFLSEVHLLFKRQILPIDVAFIQVSPPDQHGFCSLGTSVDVTLSALEAAKIVIAQINPQVPRTHGDGIIHRRNIDYAIEVNTPLHFTTPGILSTIEEAIGQQVASLVDDGATLQMGIGNIPNAVLANLNHHKRLGIHTEMFSDGILPLIENGSITGEDKKVKQGKIVTCFAMGSQKLYDFVNDNPMVHFKEASYTNDTKLIRKNPKVTAINSAIEIDLTGQVCADTIGKYQYSGVGGQMDFIRGASLSEGGKAIIALPSITAKGFTKIVPFLKEGAGVTTTRAHVHYVVTENGIVDLFGKNLKQRAKALIEIAHPDYQETLEKEAFKRFENLV; this comes from the coding sequence ATGAAAAATACTACATTAAAACTAATTACAAAACAAGACGCGGTTTCTTATGTTAACTCGGGAAATAGAGTTTTTATTCAAGGTGCTGCAATGACACCAAATACTTTAATTGATGCCTTGTGCGAGCGTTATAGTGAACTGGACAATGTGGAAATTATTCAATTGCATACCGAAGGCACTGCCTTATATACAGAATATCCTTATAATAAAGCTTTTAAAGTTAATAGTTGTTTTGTAGGAGCTAATGTTAGGGGAGCAGTGAATTCCATTAATGGCGATTACATTCCCATATTTTTAAGTGAAGTTCATTTGCTTTTTAAAAGACAAATACTACCTATCGATGTGGCATTCATTCAAGTGTCTCCACCAGACCAACATGGGTTTTGTTCCTTGGGGACCTCTGTAGATGTTACCTTATCTGCTCTAGAAGCTGCTAAAATTGTAATTGCTCAAATTAATCCACAAGTACCAAGAACCCACGGAGATGGTATTATTCATAGGCGTAATATTGATTATGCTATTGAAGTAAATACACCTTTACATTTTACAACCCCGGGAATTTTATCCACTATTGAAGAAGCTATTGGGCAACAGGTGGCTTCATTAGTAGACGATGGTGCGACGCTACAAATGGGTATTGGAAACATACCAAACGCTGTATTGGCTAATTTGAATCATCACAAACGTTTAGGCATTCATACTGAAATGTTTTCTGATGGTATTTTACCTTTAATCGAAAACGGTAGTATTACAGGAGAAGATAAAAAAGTAAAACAAGGGAAAATTGTGACTTGCTTTGCTATGGGCTCTCAGAAATTATATGATTTTGTAAACGATAATCCTATGGTACATTTTAAGGAAGCCTCTTATACTAATGATACCAAGTTAATTAGAAAAAACCCAAAAGTAACTGCTATTAATAGTGCGATAGAAATTGATTTAACTGGGCAGGTTTGTGCCGATACTATTGGGAAGTACCAGTATTCTGGAGTAGGCGGTCAAATGGATTTTATACGCGGCGCCTCGCTTTCCGAAGGGGGGAAAGCCATTATTGCGCTGCCTTCTATAACAGCAAAAGGCTTCACTAAAATAGTGCCTTTTTTAAAAGAAGGAGCAGGGGTAACCACGACTAGAGCTCATGTTCATTACGTTGTAACCGAAAATGGCATTGTAGACCTCTTTGGAAAAAACTTAAAACAGCGGGCCAAGGCGCTAATAGAAATTGCCCATCCTGATTATCAAGAAACCTTAGAAAAAGAAGCGTTTAAACGCTTTGAGAATTTGGTTTAA
- a CDS encoding mechanosensitive ion channel family protein — METIKQWLYENPTFYSVIKYLLIVALILLGIQFIRKFLKHNIENTVVRYKSQKGIEIIGYVVLIMLSFFYFSGSIKDFTLAIGLFTAGIAFTLQELILSIAGSVYIFVVKVYKPGDRIEINGIKGDVIDVDSIYTTMMEIGQWVTSDNYSGRIVKLSNAFVFKGPIYNYSQDFPFIWDEFNLPIRYESDVDLAKTIVIKIASEILSEYTANSKAQWSEIVNKYYIEDAQLDPTLAIKLTDNWIEFNLRYIVDYKKRRITKHSLNDRIRKAFEATNGKVILASSTLELIKIPELKIDLKQTNT, encoded by the coding sequence ATGGAGACGATAAAACAATGGCTTTATGAAAACCCCACGTTCTACAGTGTTATAAAATATCTATTAATTGTAGCACTTATTCTTTTAGGTATTCAATTTATTAGAAAGTTTCTTAAACATAATATAGAAAACACGGTCGTAAGATATAAATCTCAAAAAGGAATTGAGATTATTGGTTATGTGGTGCTAATCATGCTCTCTTTTTTTTATTTCTCCGGCTCTATTAAAGACTTTACACTTGCCATTGGTTTATTTACTGCAGGAATTGCTTTTACGTTACAAGAATTAATATTAAGTATTGCAGGATCGGTTTATATTTTTGTGGTTAAAGTATATAAGCCTGGTGACAGAATAGAAATTAACGGGATTAAAGGCGATGTCATTGATGTGGATAGTATTTATACCACAATGATGGAAATAGGCCAATGGGTGACTAGCGATAATTATAGTGGTAGAATAGTAAAACTAAGTAATGCTTTCGTATTTAAAGGTCCTATTTATAATTATTCTCAAGATTTTCCTTTTATCTGGGACGAGTTTAACTTACCCATTAGATATGAATCTGACGTAGACTTGGCAAAGACCATTGTAATAAAGATTGCTTCAGAAATACTTTCAGAATATACTGCTAATTCAAAAGCACAATGGAGTGAAATAGTTAATAAATATTACATTGAAGATGCACAATTGGATCCCACTTTAGCCATTAAATTGACAGATAATTGGATTGAATTTAATTTACGTTATATCGTTGATTATAAGAAAAGAAGAATTACAAAACACAGTTTAAATGATCGTATAAGAAAAGCATTTGAAGCAACCAACGGCAAAGTTATTTTAGCGTCTTCTACTTTAGAACTTATAAAAATACCAGAATTGAAAATTGATTTGAAGCAAACTAACACTTAA
- a CDS encoding site-2 protease family protein — MKGNLNIGRVLGIKIKIHWTFLFLLLWIALEQIRSQASDEGVLFNLAFVGIVFFCVVLHELGHASVAKRFGVQTKKITLYPIGGVASLERIPEDPKQEFLIAIAGPLVNLILAILLYFAIPISSYTSQSFGELLISLNTFTFQNLLLYTFVANISLFVFNLIPAFPMDGGRIFRALLAMFMDRVKATRVAVVVGQFIAVLLLLIGLLYNPVLIFIALFIFISAYGENKFVKHNALLKDHMVKEAMLTAITTFTPKDTIKDVIDVLLTGSETNFVIVNNDNSVAGILYRDDVIKHSKNRSKSIDEVMTKTHHPILVNSNLKEAYARLVKDKKPFFAVTDKNKLVGAIDFSNISEFIMLESQLHY, encoded by the coding sequence ATGAAAGGAAACTTAAACATAGGTCGTGTTCTAGGAATTAAAATTAAAATTCATTGGACTTTTTTATTTTTGTTATTGTGGATTGCTTTAGAGCAAATTCGAAGCCAAGCATCAGATGAAGGGGTATTATTTAATTTAGCTTTCGTAGGTATTGTTTTCTTTTGTGTGGTATTGCATGAGTTGGGTCACGCTAGTGTTGCTAAGCGTTTTGGGGTGCAAACTAAAAAAATAACATTATATCCCATTGGAGGCGTAGCAAGTTTAGAGCGCATTCCGGAAGATCCAAAACAAGAATTTTTAATCGCTATTGCAGGCCCATTAGTGAATTTAATACTTGCAATCCTGCTTTATTTTGCTATTCCAATAAGCAGTTATACGAGTCAAAGCTTTGGTGAACTATTGATATCGCTTAATACTTTTACCTTTCAAAATTTACTACTCTACACTTTTGTCGCTAACATAAGTTTGTTTGTGTTTAATCTCATACCTGCATTTCCAATGGATGGTGGCCGCATATTTAGGGCTTTATTAGCCATGTTTATGGATCGTGTTAAAGCCACGCGAGTGGCTGTTGTAGTGGGGCAATTTATAGCGGTATTACTCTTACTTATAGGCTTGCTTTATAATCCTGTGTTAATTTTTATTGCGCTGTTTATTTTTATTAGTGCCTATGGTGAAAATAAATTCGTTAAGCACAATGCGCTGCTCAAAGATCATATGGTTAAAGAAGCGATGCTTACAGCTATTACAACGTTTACCCCTAAGGATACAATTAAAGACGTTATTGACGTGTTATTAACAGGAAGTGAAACTAATTTTGTGATTGTCAATAACGATAATTCGGTTGCTGGAATATTATATAGAGACGATGTTATAAAACACTCAAAAAATAGATCAAAAAGCATTGATGAAGTGATGACAAAAACACATCACCCCATTCTTGTTAATAGCAATTTAAAAGAGGCTTATGCTAGACTGGTTAAAGATAAGAAGCCCTTTTTTGCCGTAACAGATAAAAATAAATTAGTGGGTGCTATTGATTTTTCCAACATCAGTGAATTTATCATGCTTGAGTCTCAATTGCATTATTAA
- a CDS encoding chaperone modulator CbpM encodes METDDLISIQQFCLHHNVPNTFIDSLHNYELIEIVVTNNERYIKIKQINDLERMMRLHFELDLNFEGLDVVDNLLKQVVTLQHQIKDLKNRLRLYEDE; translated from the coding sequence ATGGAAACAGACGATTTAATATCAATACAGCAATTTTGTTTACATCATAATGTGCCAAATACATTTATTGATAGTCTACACAATTATGAACTTATAGAAATAGTAGTCACTAATAACGAACGCTACATTAAAATCAAACAAATTAATGATTTAGAAAGAATGATGCGTTTGCACTTTGAACTCGATTTAAATTTCGAGGGCTTAGATGTTGTTGATAATCTTCTCAAACAAGTAGTCACATTACAGCATCAAATTAAAGATTTAAAAAATAGATTGCGTTTGTATGAGGACGAGTAA
- a CDS encoding DUF2892 domain-containing protein, with amino-acid sequence MKKNMGKADRVIRFIVAAIVIVLFATQVISGALGIVLLVFSGIFLLTSFVSFCPLYVPFGIRTCSEKEG; translated from the coding sequence ATGAAAAAAAATATGGGAAAGGCAGATAGAGTTATTCGTTTTATAGTCGCTGCTATCGTTATTGTTTTGTTTGCAACACAAGTTATTTCTGGAGCCTTAGGTATCGTATTATTAGTCTTTTCGGGCATATTCTTGCTAACCAGTTTTGTTAGTTTTTGTCCGCTGTATGTGCCATTTGGTATTCGTACCTGCTCAGAAAAAGAAGGCTAA
- a CDS encoding efflux RND transporter periplasmic adaptor subunit: protein MRVSLLSFVFLLAIACSKKQDRLLPELREVTASVYSSVTIQPDSMYSVYASVGGILDKHFVAEGDLVTKGDPLMQIINSTPELNTQNARLTLELAKENYSGSATLLESIQDEITAAQLKLKNDSINFFRQKNLWEQNIGSKVEYDNKLLNYKLSQNNLKLLRSRYNSTALELQTTVKRASNNYQTALINTKDFTVKSKIKGKVYALYNEPGESVSTMQPLALIGSETHFVLELLVDEVDIVKISENQKVIITLDAYMGDVFTGAISKIYLKKDERNQTFKVEALFDVPPKIVYPGLSGEANIIVSKKENVLTIPKSYLINSDKVKTENGLVTITKGLENLEYVEVISGITEDTYIYKPE from the coding sequence ATGAGAGTTTCACTTTTATCTTTCGTTTTCCTATTAGCAATAGCTTGTTCTAAAAAACAGGATAGACTGCTACCGGAGTTAAGAGAAGTTACAGCGTCTGTTTATTCTTCTGTGACTATTCAACCCGATAGTATGTATAGCGTCTATGCTAGCGTGGGAGGCATTTTAGATAAGCATTTTGTAGCGGAAGGCGACCTCGTTACAAAGGGAGATCCTTTAATGCAAATTATTAATAGTACACCAGAACTGAATACTCAAAATGCTAGATTAACTTTAGAATTAGCGAAAGAGAACTATTCTGGCAGTGCAACTCTTTTAGAAAGCATACAAGATGAAATTACTGCGGCCCAGCTTAAGCTTAAAAATGATTCCATCAATTTTTTCAGACAGAAAAATCTTTGGGAGCAAAACATAGGATCAAAAGTGGAATATGACAACAAATTACTAAACTATAAGTTGTCTCAAAATAATTTAAAGCTATTAAGAAGTAGATACAACAGTACAGCACTGGAATTACAAACCACCGTAAAACGAGCGAGTAATAACTATCAAACGGCATTGATAAACACAAAAGATTTTACTGTGAAAAGTAAAATTAAAGGTAAAGTTTATGCCTTGTATAATGAGCCAGGTGAGAGTGTATCCACCATGCAGCCTTTAGCTTTAATAGGCAGTGAAACCCATTTTGTTTTAGAGCTTTTAGTGGATGAGGTTGATATTGTAAAAATCAGCGAAAATCAAAAGGTTATCATAACTTTAGATGCGTATATGGGAGACGTTTTTACAGGGGCCATCTCAAAAATCTACCTTAAAAAAGATGAGCGAAATCAAACTTTTAAAGTAGAAGCATTATTCGATGTGCCTCCTAAAATAGTCTATCCTGGATTGTCTGGAGAGGCTAATATTATTGTTTCAAAAAAGGAAAACGTACTAACCATTCCAAAAAGTTATTTGATAAATTCAGATAAAGTAAAAACCGAAAACGGTTTAGTAACCATAACTAAAGGCTTGGAAAATTTAGAATATGTTGAAGTTATAAGCGGGATTACAGAAGACACATACATTTATAAACCAGAATAA
- a CDS encoding FtsX-like permease family protein, which translates to MVNWKIILNIAKTHLLTKFKQTAIAALGVTFGIGAYITLVSFMTGLNAMLDNLILNQTPHIHIYNEIEPSKKQPVAVYDAFKNSFNVVHSIKPKQSQKKIHNALPIIHLLNKNPDVKGAIPQIKTQIFYIAGSIELGGNLTGIIPIEEAKLFNFKDYIVEGSAEKLQNTDNGILLGAGVAKKMSLSLGDRVQISTIKGDVFPLKIVGIYQSGVADLDAVQSFVNLKTVQRILGEAENYITDINVKLYTIDKALPLAQTIEKQFNLTAIDINSANAQFETGTTIRNLITYAVSITLLIVAGFGIYNILNMLIYEKMNDIAILKAIGFSGKDVQYIFMSQAIIIGLVGGLLGLLIGFVFTNIINTIPFKTEALPTVKTYPINFSGWFYIIGIVFAMVSTFFAGYLPSRKAKNIDPVKIIRGQ; encoded by the coding sequence ATGGTCAACTGGAAAATTATTTTGAACATTGCTAAAACGCATTTGCTGACAAAGTTTAAGCAAACGGCGATTGCTGCTTTAGGGGTTACTTTTGGTATTGGTGCTTACATTACTTTAGTCAGTTTTATGACCGGTTTAAATGCGATGTTAGACAACTTAATTTTAAATCAAACCCCTCATATTCATATTTACAATGAAATAGAACCTTCAAAAAAGCAACCCGTTGCTGTGTACGATGCTTTTAAAAACAGCTTTAATGTTGTACATTCTATCAAACCAAAACAAAGTCAGAAAAAAATACATAATGCCTTACCCATCATACATTTATTGAATAAGAATCCGGATGTAAAAGGCGCCATTCCACAAATTAAAACACAAATTTTTTATATAGCAGGCTCTATAGAATTAGGTGGTAATTTAACAGGGATTATCCCTATAGAAGAAGCGAAATTATTCAATTTTAAAGATTATATCGTAGAAGGTTCTGCAGAGAAACTTCAAAATACAGACAATGGTATTCTATTAGGTGCAGGTGTCGCTAAAAAAATGTCTTTATCTCTTGGAGACCGGGTACAAATAAGCACGATAAAGGGCGATGTGTTTCCATTAAAAATTGTTGGTATTTACCAAAGCGGTGTTGCAGATTTGGATGCTGTTCAAAGTTTTGTAAACTTAAAAACAGTGCAACGTATTTTAGGCGAAGCAGAAAATTATATAACAGATATTAATGTCAAACTTTATACTATTGATAAGGCATTACCATTAGCTCAAACAATAGAAAAACAATTTAATTTAACAGCCATAGATATTAATTCGGCAAATGCACAATTTGAAACGGGCACAACCATTAGAAATCTCATTACTTACGCTGTTTCTATCACCTTGTTAATCGTTGCTGGTTTTGGTATTTACAATATTTTAAACATGCTTATTTATGAAAAAATGAATGATATTGCTATTTTAAAAGCTATTGGTTTTTCTGGAAAAGATGTGCAATATATCTTCATGAGTCAAGCTATAATTATAGGGCTAGTTGGGGGCCTTTTAGGACTGCTCATTGGTTTTGTATTTACCAATATAATCAACACCATCCCATTTAAAACGGAAGCATTACCCACTGTAAAAACGTATCCTATAAATTTTAGTGGTTGGTTTTATATTATAGGAATTGTTTTTGCCATGGTTTCTACTTTTTTTGCTGGGTATTTACCTTCTAGGAAAGCTAAAAATATAGATCCTGTTAAAATAATTAGAGGTCAGTAA
- a CDS encoding WG repeat-containing protein has product MRKQVILFMVLLFIPLINAAQNTEQLDFISPFSDGVAAIKKGNQWAFIDTDGELILDFRTDLVLTETGRTSYPIFNSNRCLIIKNKAGIPYYGYIDKTGKTVIEPQFLNARPFNENKAIALELVKEDLGKNEILNKEVYQYKYFEVVIDSDGKIKTYLTGPVYIGLSASNLRKPPVISSTFISENLIATRSKDKKWKIKMLNK; this is encoded by the coding sequence ATGAGAAAACAAGTCATTTTATTTATGGTGTTGCTTTTTATTCCGCTAATAAATGCAGCCCAAAATACAGAACAATTAGATTTTATTTCACCTTTTAGTGATGGTGTGGCTGCTATAAAAAAAGGAAACCAATGGGCCTTTATAGATACTGATGGTGAACTCATTTTGGACTTTAGAACAGATCTCGTGCTTACTGAAACAGGGAGGACTAGCTACCCAATATTTAATAGTAATAGGTGCTTGATTATTAAAAACAAAGCGGGTATTCCGTATTACGGCTATATTGATAAAACCGGTAAAACGGTTATTGAACCTCAATTTTTAAATGCAAGGCCTTTTAATGAAAATAAAGCTATTGCATTAGAATTAGTAAAAGAAGACTTGGGTAAAAATGAAATACTTAACAAAGAAGTCTATCAGTATAAATATTTTGAAGTTGTCATAGATTCAGATGGTAAAATTAAAACTTACCTAACAGGTCCTGTTTATATAGGCTTGTCGGCATCAAACCTTAGAAAACCTCCTGTAATTTCTTCAACATTCATTTCAGAAAATTTAATTGCGACAAGAAGTAAAGACAAGAAATGGAAAATTAAAATGCTAAATAAATAA
- a CDS encoding arsenate reductase family protein, whose amino-acid sequence MGEIATSNRQITLYYNSNSVRAKQTLAYAQAEGIPILPIDILKQKLTGTQITELAERLKIKIEDFVNQEHPSYNSKFEQHQLSSDDWIKMIQQNPDIMKQPIALRGDKTILIETPTDIIKI is encoded by the coding sequence ATGGGAGAGATTGCTACTTCAAATAGACAAATAACACTATACTATAATTCTAATTCTGTGCGTGCTAAGCAAACCTTGGCATATGCTCAAGCCGAAGGCATTCCTATCTTACCTATAGATATTTTGAAACAAAAACTCACTGGAACACAAATTACAGAGTTGGCCGAGCGTCTTAAAATTAAAATTGAAGATTTTGTAAATCAAGAGCACCCAAGTTATAATAGTAAATTTGAACAACACCAGTTGTCTAGTGATGATTGGATAAAAATGATACAACAGAATCCAGACATAATGAAGCAACCTATCGCTTTAAGAGGCGATAAGACTATTCTTATAGAGACACCTACAGATATTATAAAAATATAA